The Manihot esculenta cultivar AM560-2 chromosome 1, M.esculenta_v8, whole genome shotgun sequence genome has a window encoding:
- the LOC110618341 gene encoding O-methyltransferase MdmC isoform X1, which translates to MATTWALHRCSCLAYQRATFAATVISGTPQGITVSIPSGGGGFRALKFFRLAKNYCSSPTSTDTAVVVANDDKYGNKQVISLTPRLYDYMLSNVREPEILRQLREETATMRGSQMQVSPDQAQLLAMLVQILGAQRCIEVGVYTGYSSLAVALVLPESGCLVACERDANSLDVARRYYERAGVSHKVNVKHGIAADILNSLILNGEASSYDFAFVDAEKRMNQEYFELLLQLVRVGGVIVIDNVLWHGKVADPLVNDAKTISIRNFNKTIMEDKRVSISMVPIGDGMTICWKR; encoded by the exons ATGGCGACCACCTGGGCGCTTCATCGTTGCTCTTGCTTAGCCTATCAACGCGCCACTTTTGCTGCTACTGTTATCTCAGGCACACCTCAGGGAATAACGGTGTCGATTCCAAGCGGTGGCGGCGGTTTTAGGGCATTGAAGTTTTTTCGTCTCGCCAAAAATTACTGCTCCTCTCCTACCAGCACCGACACCGCAGTCGTGGTTGCAAATGATGACAAGTACGGTAACAAGCAGGTCATCAGTCTCACTCCTCGCCTTTACGATTATATGCTCTCGAACGTTCGGGAGCCGGAG ATTTTGCGGCAACTGCGTGAGGAGACTGCTACTATGCGTGGCAGCCAGATGCAG GTATCTCCTGATCAGGCACAGCTGCTTGCGATGCTTGTGCAGATACTTGGTGCGCAACGTTGTATTGAAGTCGGTGTTTATACT GGATACTCATCGTTGGCAGTTGCTTTGGTGCTACCGGAATCGGGTTGTTTGGTTGCCTGTGAAAGAGATGCCAATTCTCTGGATGTTGCAAGAAGGTACTATGAGAGAGCTGGTGTCTCACACAAG GTCAACGTGAAGCATGGAATTGCGGCAGACATTTTAAATTCTCTGATTCTGAATGGTGAAGCTTCCAG CTATGATTTTGCATTTGTTGATGCTGAGAAGAGAATGAATCAAGAGTATTTTGAATTATTGCTGCAGCTG GTGAGGGTTGGGGGTGTTATTGTAATCGATAATGTCCTTTGGCATGGAAAAGTCGCAGATCCATTG GTAAATGATGCTAAGACTATCAGTATCAGGAATTTCAATAAAACCATTATGGAGGACAAGCGTGTAAGCATCAGTATG GTACCCATAGGAGATGGCATGACAATCTGCTGGAAAAGATAA
- the LOC110618341 gene encoding tricin synthase 1 isoform X2, whose amino-acid sequence MATTWALHRCSCLAYQRATFAATVISGTPQGITVSIPSGGGGFRALKFFRLAKNYCSSPTSTDTAVVVANDDKYGNKQVISLTPRLYDYMLSNVREPEILRQLREETATMRGSQMQVSPDQAQLLAMLVQILGAQRCIEVGVYTGYSSLAVALVLPESGCLVACERDANSLDVARRYYERAGVSHKVNVKHGIAADILNSLILNGEASSYDFAFVDAEKRMNQEYFELLLQLVRIM is encoded by the exons ATGGCGACCACCTGGGCGCTTCATCGTTGCTCTTGCTTAGCCTATCAACGCGCCACTTTTGCTGCTACTGTTATCTCAGGCACACCTCAGGGAATAACGGTGTCGATTCCAAGCGGTGGCGGCGGTTTTAGGGCATTGAAGTTTTTTCGTCTCGCCAAAAATTACTGCTCCTCTCCTACCAGCACCGACACCGCAGTCGTGGTTGCAAATGATGACAAGTACGGTAACAAGCAGGTCATCAGTCTCACTCCTCGCCTTTACGATTATATGCTCTCGAACGTTCGGGAGCCGGAG ATTTTGCGGCAACTGCGTGAGGAGACTGCTACTATGCGTGGCAGCCAGATGCAG GTATCTCCTGATCAGGCACAGCTGCTTGCGATGCTTGTGCAGATACTTGGTGCGCAACGTTGTATTGAAGTCGGTGTTTATACT GGATACTCATCGTTGGCAGTTGCTTTGGTGCTACCGGAATCGGGTTGTTTGGTTGCCTGTGAAAGAGATGCCAATTCTCTGGATGTTGCAAGAAGGTACTATGAGAGAGCTGGTGTCTCACACAAG GTCAACGTGAAGCATGGAATTGCGGCAGACATTTTAAATTCTCTGATTCTGAATGGTGAAGCTTCCAG CTATGATTTTGCATTTGTTGATGCTGAGAAGAGAATGAATCAAGAGTATTTTGAATTATTGCTGCAGCTGGTAAGAATCAT GTGA